Below is a genomic region from Echinicola rosea.
CCGAAAGATGGAGCATATCGGCATATGGCTCTACATTTTTGATTTCTGTAAAATGCTCATTGAGCAATTGTTTGAATGCGGCAAACTCCTTGGTAATCCTTGGAGCGTTGATTTTATTTCTTTTGGCAAAAGGACTGCTTTTGATGATCACCAAGTTTAGGTAAGCGGTGAGAAAATCCAAATCATTATTTCCCTTAAACGCTGTGAAAAACGTATCCAATAAGTGAAAAAAAACGCTATCAACCGCAATGTTGAATTGCTTTGGGAATTCAAACAGGCAACTTTGTGCCTTGGGGTAAAGAGAGAGAACCTCTTCTTTGAACAGGATAACGTAACCTTCCGGAATTTTGGAAAAATCCCAACAGTGGACCTGCCCTGGCATAAGGTAAAAACCCGTTGGTGGAACAACTTCATAAGTATCGTCACCGATGGTGTGTAATCCAGCTCCCTTGGAAAGAAAGATCAATTCATGATATCCCGAGTGTTTATGTGGTTTAGTTGGTTTGATAACGGGCTTCATACGTGAAACCTTTAATATCAGTTCATCTTCTAACTTTTTCTTTAAACCAATTTCCATGTATATCAAATTATTTATCCGACGAAAGGTAAGGGGTGGTCACCCACGATGCACTTATTTTGAATTTTTCAGTGGTCTTACTTTAAGTCCAGCGCTCCACTAGTCACACTATTTTCTCCTACCAGTCTTTCATAATCCTCTTTAAGTTCTCTCAATTTTTTCTCGTTCGATCTCGCTAAGTTGTTTTTTTGACCAATATCATTCTTAAGGTTATAAAGCTGATAATCATTATAGTTCCCCAATTCGATATTTACTTGCATGTTTTTCGCAGGGCCTTGATAAGGGGGGATCAACAGCCAGTCTTTCTTCCGGAGTGCTGTTCTCGAGGTTGCTTCCAATACAAGGGATTGACGACCATAAGACGACTTGCCCATAAACACATCCATCATGGCTTCACCATCCTTGGTCATTTCATCACCTCCCAAAAAGCTGGACAAAGAATTGAGAATATCCATTTGGCTTACTAGTGCATCAGAAACCATTGGTTCGATTTTTCCATTCCAGTACGTAAAGAAAGGTACACGGGTTCCCGCTTCGAACAGGGAATATTTGCCACCGCGGAGGGGGCCTGCAGGAGTATGATCACCGAGCTTTTCTACTGCGTCATCGTAATAACCGTCATTCAGCACGGGGCCATTGTCGCTCGAAAAT
It encodes:
- a CDS encoding helix-turn-helix domain-containing protein yields the protein MKPVIKPTKPHKHSGYHELIFLSKGAGLHTIGDDTYEVVPPTGFYLMPGQVHCWDFSKIPEGYVILFKEEVLSLYPKAQSCLFEFPKQFNIAVDSVFFHLLDTFFTAFKGNNDLDFLTAYLNLVIIKSSPFAKRNKINAPRITKEFAAFKQLLNEHFTEIKNVEPYADMLHLSVKKLNEICKSAVNATAREVIKERILIEAKNLLTHTNRNVSEIAFELNFTDSSNFVKFFKGQTTLTPLGYRSRAVG